AAACTAAGCAGTAACTGTCAGTGTGAAGTGGATGTgcataaatatgtgtgtgattaaagtCCTTCTAAAATAACTTCGATCCCCCAGCCACCCTCAGGAGTTTGGCTCTTCTAGCACAGAATCAAAGACCAACAGGAGGATTAGAAAATCGGTCTAAAcagaataacaaaataatttcaCGCAGAGTTTCGGCTGCTTGACTTATAAATGCATGCTTGATTAATGTTGATTAATGGAtatcagtttatttattcatatcaaTTTATCCCTTACATGATACATGATTTCTGGGATCGTTAACACACTGGTAAACAGAGtggaaaattaatatttaaaaacttgCAGCGCGTTTCATTATTTACAAAAAGTGCAGCCGTTTTCAAAGCATCACAGAAAGAACTGACTCTGGTTGCCACACAGGATCAAGTGAACCATTCCTCATATGTgaactttactgttttttttaaatatacataattAATTGCAAAGCTGTTGGTACAGTAACTGTAAAACGTACTTGCTCTTCATTTGACACGCAACtattttcttcaaattaaaactgCTACAAAACCAGAACATGATACATTATCAGTACATCCTCCACAGTAATTACCCTATTAAATgataaggctggtgatattACTGTGAATTACTGTCAATGGAAAGAGCAgtactttctgacttccctcctctgctgctgtcagctccgagctcattggttcctactgaagacattaacctttaaaggtccatattgtATATaagtagatgtccatgtgttgtttgattataaagcaggtctaggttctatattaatactgtatcaaagcgctcagtgcacagagaaatgaataacaaataaaatactggaaaagtgtaaaatatggacctttaaataaaaaaatatagatatatagatataaagaAATACTTAAAGGTCGATTTTTAGAACAGTGCAactctttctttgtttaattgaATATAATCCAATATTTCCTGTGTCTTTCAGAGACCATGGGAGGCTGTTGATGTCTGACTTGGCCACCAGTTGAAGGAAACCCATTAGAGTAGCCTGAACACACCGGCACAGTGGTGCACAGTGACGGGTCCAAACATGGCTGCCCATCGAATCAGAgccaccaccaacaacaacacttcTCTGCCTCGCTGCAAGTCTGAAGGGACGCTCATCGATCTCAGCGAAGGAGTGTCAGAAGCCAGTCTCACCGATGTCAAAGGTCAGCTGCTAAAAACTGAAAGATGCATTTAACAGAACAAAGTCACAGTCTGATATATCATCCACCTCTACctgatgtaattttttttattttcacagtgcCTTCTCCCAGTGCCTTACGCCTGGACGCAACCGCCTCCTTCGGTGCTGCCAGGGAAGTCGTTGCCATAAAGGACTACTGCCCATCCAGCTTCACCACCCTGAAGTTCTCCAAAGGGGACCGCCTCTACGTTCTGGACTCATCAGGAGCAGAGTGGTGGTACGcccacaacaacacagagatgGGTTACATCCCTGCAGCGTACGTGGAGCCCATCAACTACAGAGACTCGTCCTTCAGCGACAGTGGGATGATTGACACTGTGGGAGACTGTAATGAGGAGGCGGCTAAAGAAATGGACCTTTTAGGGGAGTGGGCGGGGGTGATTCTGAAACCAACCACCTTCCAAAACGGAAACCCTTTCGCAGCAACCAATTCCTCTACAAACCCTTTCCTAAACGGGGGTCCTCAGAGCCCCCTAGATCAGAACAGTAATGAGAAATCAGTCGACCTCCTTCTGTTTGACACGCTCGCTCCATCAGTGCCCAACTCCACCAGCATCACTGCCGACATCAATGGATTTGGCAGTGGCGTCTTAAACATGAACCCTCTCAGTCCCACGGTGGGGGTGGGGCAAACGCTGCGCAGGGACAACCCGTTTTTTAGAAGCAAACGCTCCTACAGTCTGTCTGAGCTGTCCATCCTGCAGGCTCAGTCGGACGCCCCTCAGGCCTCCACCGGTTTCTTTGGAGGCCTGAAAGCGCCGGCACCAGAGCAGTTCCAGAGCAGGGAGGATTTCCGGACTGCGTGGCTCACCCACCGCAAGCTGGCCAGGTCCTGCCACGACTTGGACTCCCTGGGCCAGAATCCAGGCTGGGGACAAACACAGCCGGTGGAAACCAACATAGTCTGTCGGCTGGACAGCTCAGGAGGTGCTGTCCAGCTTCCAGACACCAACATCAGCATCCACATACCTGAGGGCCACGTGGCCCCCGGGGACACCCAGCAGATCTCAATCAAAGCTCTGCTGGACCCACCGCTAGAGCTGAACAATGATCGCTGCACCACCGTCAGCCCTGTGGTGGAGATCAAACTCAGCAACATGGAGATCAAAACTACCGTTACCCTGGAGATGAAAGTGTCTGTCGTGGTGAAAATTGAGAGCAGGCAGACCACAGAGATCTTGTGTGTCAGGAGTGATTGTAAAGAGGGACCTTACACTCCCATTCCTCAGGCCTACATATACGGCGACATGGTTCAGGTGTGCCTGGATAACCTTGAACcgtgcatgtacgtgtgtgtcgTGGCTCAGTCCAAGTCCATAGCTCCAGACTCCACGGTCTGGGAACATGTGGTTAAAAAGATCACCTTAGGAGTGTACGGTCCCAAACATATTCACCCGTCCTTCAAGACAGTCGTGGCGATGTTTGGCCATGATTGTGCCCCGAAGACACTGTTGGTGAGTGAGGTTGGCAAACAGGCGCAGGCTGTACCCCCAGTAGCGCTGCAGCTTTGGGGTAAGCACCAGTTTGTCTTGTCCAGACCACAGGACCTCCGCGTTGGGGTTTACTCCAACATGGCCAACTATGAGGTAAAGGCTAGTGAGCAAGCCAGAGTGGTCCGGGGCTTCCAGGTTAAACTAGGTAAAGTCAGCAGGCTCGTCTATGTCATTGCCTCACGCAACGCTGACGACGTTTCTGATTTCACCTTAAGAATCCAGATCAAAGACGACCAAGATTGTATACTGGCTCAGTTTTGTGTCCAGACACCGACACCACCCCCCAAAGCAGGCCCAAAGACATCAGTGCAACGGCGCTTCCTGAAGAAGAAGGAAGTCGGCAAGATCGTCTTGTCGCCTCTTGCCATCACCACCAAGTACCCTGTTTTCCAGGACCGGCGGATAAACAACCTAAAGTTTGGAAAGCTAATCAAAACCGTCATCCGACAAACTAAAAACCAGTACTTACTCGAGTACAAAAAAGGAGACTTTGTAGCTCTGCTGAGCGAGGAGAAGATCAAGCTGAAGGGCCAGTTGTGGACAAAAGAGTGGTACATTGGATACTATCAGGGCAGATTGGGATTCGTCCACGCGAAGAACGTGCTGGTGGTCGGCAAAGTTAAGCCCATTTACTTCAGCGGGCCCGACCTTACAACTTCACTGTTCCTGGAGCAAATACTGAAGCCCTGCAAGTTCCTCACGTACATCTACGCCTCTGTAAGAACTATACTGATGGAGAACATCGGCAACTGGCGGGCGTTTGCTGACTCCCTCGGGTACATCAACCTGCCCTTGACGCATTTCTGCCGCGCGGAGCTGGACAGCGAACCCGAGAGGGTGGCGTCGGTTCTGGAGAAGCTGAAGGAGGACTGCAACAacacagagagcaaagagaggaagTCCTTCCAGAAAGAGCTTCTGACGGTAAGTTATAGCCTTTGGCATCCTCCTCTGTCGCAGTGACTTTGCATTTTCTCCAAGTCATTGATttgaagaaaatgcaaattgctTTCCCTCTAGTTTTACATCTCGAGTCtgagctgcatgtgtttgtccTTCATGTGTCCAATTAAATGGccatgtgtttctgtcagtaTCCTCCTGGTAggagatttctctctctctcggagCACAatccttcctccctcctgtcaTCTGCCCACAGCTGCTTTAGGCTTTAGGCTTTAGGCTTCAGGCTGCGGTCCAGTCGGCTAATTCAGCTGGGAGTGCAGTCGATAACTGCTGTGTAGGCATCGGGGTCTAATCAGGACCTGAGGTGCAGTGGAGAGCAGGGGAAtactttgtttgttgtttgagttGCAGGGTTAGTGTGCAGTTTGTATACCCCCTGCTGATCCTATAAATCCAATTGATTGCTCTGGCTGCTCTGATAATTTTCCGTCTTTATGTACATATGAATCAAAGCCCTTGCGGGGGGAAAACGGCGCAGTGAAGCATCTTAATGAAACAGACTCAGTTTTGTATTCACGGTATAAAGTCATTGTAGAAATGGGACCACAGGCTGTTATTTACACTTTATGATTAAAACTGAGCCACAGGTACTTGTCATGTGTAGATCGACAGCGAACTCGCAGCGTAAACTCGTCTGTTCTTACAGCGACAGAACTGTGTCTTTTCCAGACGGCGTTCCACTATAATTAGAATATCAGATGGTTACTCCTCAGCCAAGTTCGACAGTAGTCTGGATTTTATTCCTCTAAAGTGAACAGATGTGTCTGCAGCGAGACGGCGGGCAGCGTTCACGcctcctgcttttctctctctttatattcAGTCAAAATGTgttcactgtaaatgtgcaaACACATCTCACTCACTCGGCTGCGCATCTTCTTGTCATGGAAATGTGGATGTTCAGTGTCACCTCAGGCAGTCTGGGTAGTGATTCTCATCCTCAAAGCTTAAACAGCATCGCACCCAGTCTGACTAATGCTCCGTAAAACTTTGAATTTCATGTGTCTGTGCCTGTTTGAAATACGACGGAAGCTTCCCCCTTCTGCCTTTACACCACTGCTCCTACACTTTGTCTCCCCGTCAGGGTTTTATCCTACTGAGAGTCTCCGTCAGAGGTCATGGACGCGACTACAGCTGAAGTAACACgcagcagaaacactgtaaTTTGCTCAATGTTGTAAACACTAGTTAGACCCATTTATAGACAGAGAAACTGCAGCATGGAAAAGAACATAATAAAAGGTGGTGACTGAAAATATGCCCTCTCTGGGAGTCACAATTCATTTCTGAATGTAggtctgtttttatgttatttctgtCAGGATTACAGCTAAACTACTGGTTAGTGCGGGGACAATCAGAGCACGCAGCCATCCAGCAAATGTGAAATCACCAAGGCTTTTTGTTTAACTGACACAAATATGCCGTTTGTGCCTCGTGCAAAcatctgatgtttgttttccatcctCTGAAAAAGTGGATTTAGTCGCATGTGTGGGCCTCACAAAAGCTGAACCGAGTCTACAGACTGTCAGAGGAAATCCttatctccctctcctctcttgcaAATCAATTGTTTTCTATGTCTTTGGAGAGGACTATCTCTTATGATTTGTCGGTGTGTCATTTGACATGGACGGACGTCTATTTTTAGAAGAAAGAGAACCAAATCAAAAGCACTGTGGTCGCAGCAGAAGAGCTGCTTTTGTGCTCAAATGTCTGAATCCGTTCTGGCCCGCTTTGATTGTTGGTGGAGAAAGGGACCGTCAGCAGTGTATGTACACACAGGCTGTATATTTGTTGCTCCTCAGGTGGgtcattgttgtctttatatttACGTATAATAAGATACAAAACATCCCAGTTCTCAAACCAGGATatgtttgttgattttaaaggtcctaattattttaatttgaagtgttgatccatcagaagatataaaaaccatctcagtgtagttttacatctcctctctcaggcttctctctgcagctctagtaacaacaggtcagtgagccaatcagaagagaggaggctctgagcctctcttctgattggctgactgttttctgagtgatccaataaaaatatagcagatttcaggtaaaaacactcagagaaaccaaatcctgcaaggtttggatggtgggtccaggtgggcggggcttggtgactgctttgttgtgacatcacaaagttccagaagtcctgacggctggttttaaggctcagtttctgaatacaggctgtgtgcatttctctgtggactgaggctttgatactttcacagtattaatatagaagctagagctgatctataatcacactacacatggacacacacctttacactggaggagctttaataatGGCCACAGATGGATCCTGGAAGCCAGACGTTTTGCATCTGGGATCCCTGCAGGTCAATGACTTTATTGGAgcatggaagaaaaatgccattAGCACAACATGTAGACACATGTTACAGTAATAGACAGTAAAATAATAGTGGGATAGTGAGAAGCTGCCAGTTTAAACTAAACTTTATTGAACCGTATCAATCCAAATATTGCCTGAAGCCTTGTGATGTCATAATCAAGCAGGCGTGCCTAAGTAAAATAATGTCTGTTAATGAGTCATTGCTCTGTCTGAGTGTTCAATCTGCTTCTGGACTCACAGAGCACATTCctgctccccagaggataaacCCTGATTACTTTGGTGACCTCATGACTTTTTCTTTAGCGCCACCATCAGAGTAAACATTTCCCTTCCTCAAcacttaaatgtaaattaatagAAAATGAACAGATCTATTAAAGACACATGAGCTGTAGATATTCATGGTCCTGAGAGGATagattataattatattaatgaCCCTCCTGCCATTTACTCTCTTTCCACActcacttttaatttgaatttccaacagcagcagcaaataaatgatttataattgATAGATACTTCTACATATTGATACACCCGAACAGTCTGTTACCAGTTGTGATGGTTTGGTCTCAGGgggtttggttttcttttttttttgcagcaagCAGTAACAAGCCTGAGCTTTCAGACTGAAGCTCAGGAGAACAGGTTGAGATTCATCATGTGTCACTGTGCCAGCCTCCTGATGGGTCGAGGCCTCTCCCAGTTattatttaagaaaaagaaagaagcagaaaacaacaagctgaacCGAGTGGAACAGACTGAACCCCCTGTTTTTATGAAACTGTGTTCGTGCTTTtggaattattatttttatttcttatattttcaCCTGGTTTAACCTTCTGTATCACAACAGTTACACATAATAATCTTTGACTCTTTTGCTTTTGCTCTTAACGTGACACATGACTGGACCGTTTCCTGTCGAGTGTTTGAAGCAGACTCTAATGAATTAATAAGAATTGGATTCGATAGTTTGATTCATTGATTCACTCTGGATGCTGTCAGATGTTAACATCTGTGTGAATGAAGCCGCATCAGAACAGTCTGATGTGAGATTGTTTTGTGAGGagcttgtgttgttgttgtcggCGGATGAGGGAAAGGATtcaggtttgtgtctgttggatCTCAGGCCGGCAGATGTTTCCTGCTTCATTGTTCGGATTCGAAACAGAAGCTCCAGTTGTTGGACCTGCAGGCGCCTGCAGGCCCATACGACCTCCGTATCCTTCCCATAATCCTCCTTGACCCAGACCTCGCCTCTGCACACGGACCAGTGGCAGAGTAACTGGAGCGTTATCTCTGACAGGTGAAATAAGTCACATAACAGATAATGATTTTTGTTTACTGTCAGCGGCGGCTGCACTACAGGCGGACATGTAGTTCTTGTTCTGTGGTTTTCAGACACAGTGTGAGAACACGGAGCGATATTTCTTCACTTATAGTGCACGGAAGCTGCAATAACATCTGAATTACATGAGAAATAACAGCAAAAATATGTTTGGTGAAGTGTTTGTTATCTTTATGGTTGTAGAGCCGCTCTCCGGTTGTTTCAGGATGAACTCTTTATATGATCGTATCAGAAATGATAGccctgatttttaaaaacaacattagtTTTTAATTCTGACTTTGCAGCGTATGTTGTGTTTGTCGTCTTGCGTTGTCTTGGTCAGGACACTCTTCAGACTCGTAGCGATGAACCCAATAATTATAATCCAGCGCTGTGGTTTCTCTCGgctcttgttttgctttctgCAACTTCTCCCTTGTTCACTCTCTCCGCTCTCACGGCGTAATCAACAGCAGACACTcagtcagagcagctgctgaacacactgcagcatttagcagctaaagagccagagacttccctcaggagctggaggagaccaaacacagagctaaaagaaagagagggaacactggactgagattcatTCATGGCgatctgtaactgctggatgtggaaaTAAGATATGTAAAGTTTCCCAACAGGTTCACTGTATCTATTTAAAACTTATTGATTATATGTTATTGATGTGCTCACAGCTGCTTCCCTCAAGTTTTTCAGGTTtagataaagattaaaaaagatTCAACAGTAGCCTCTTCCCTCCAGCTGTTTTGGAAGCAGCTGTAAAGACTTGATTTGATACTGTATCATGGAAAACAAGACTTCTTTACACTCTGGGAGCGTTTCCAATCTTGATACACAACACTAGTGCTCCTCAGTTTCTCACTGACTTTATACCGTGAGGAAATTATGCAGTTTCAACAAAGGCACTGAGCTGAGTTGGCTAATTGTGAGCAGGTCTTTACCGGCTCTCTCCATCTCTCGAGCTGCTGCCTTTGGGGATTTAGACAGAAATCAAAAATGCAAAGTGAGAGAAATTAATGTTGTCGAGAAGATTAATTAATTCTGAACCAGAAACGTCAACTTCGCGGTGGCACCAGGGGAGAGGGACACGTCGTCTGGTAAATGAGGAGGTTTTCAACTGGAGAAGAGAAACCAGGGGATCACTTAAGACATTTAGTTGTTCACGGTCCCCAgtggatgaatcctactgacttgaCAGTGAATCTATATTCATCAACAGTCAGACGTCGGTACGTTACTtactgcatatatatatatgtatatgtatatatagactttgtattttctttgcGTTCATAGTTtgtaaatacagacacagagaccagTGCTTATtggttttaaagctccatagttttcttcttcttctgtgtattatttgaagtgttgatccataaggagatatatttgtggttttaagaaccaaaaaccatctcaatgtggTTtccaagtgggcggggcttggtgactgctttgttgtgacatcacaaagttccagaagtcctgacggctggttttaaggctcagtttctgaatacaggctgtgtgcatttctctgtggactgaggctttgatactttcacagtattaatatagaagctagagctgatctataatcacactacacatggacacacacctttacactggaggagctttaactcAATGATGTtctgagctgtgtgtgagaATTTCAGCCTGTTTCAAcctgttggttgaacaaaacacGTTCTCAGTTGCACTTGTGGGAAATTATAATGTGCAATTTTCTTCACAATTCATTAACAAAACcattaacagagaaaataaatgatagatTAACCAGTTATGAATATAATTGTTAAATCAGACTGAATCCCTCTGTGAGCTTCAGTCTGATTTCCTCCCGTTCAACTGAAGAAAGAGGAGCACCAGGGaaaaccctcctcctcctccttcctgttcttcctcctcctcctcctcctcctcctcctccggtgTACCCGCTGCAGATTCCATGAAGTCTTGAGGCGTGAGACCACAGAGGTGGTACCTTTGTTGTCTCTCGGTGCTAATGGGGggattttcatttcaaagctCTCGCTCAGCTCTGCAGCCGAGCGTCTGACCCTGCTGAATTATTTGCAGTGAGATCAGTGTGGCAGATAGAGCCTGGGAATAATAACAATATCCTATTTCTGGAGGAGGACTTCTCTGAAAACTGGCGAGGCCGCCCCGGCCCATTATGTGCGATTAGCTCTGCGCTTTGCCATTTTTGTacacaaatgaacatttttccTCCACATTCCCCCGGCCACCttcccttcacttcctcctctcccctccttcaGCGGCTGGGTGTGGCAAACTGCCGCTTTTGGAATAATTGACCGAACAACGGATCACTCGCTCTCTGGAGAGTTTGGCCTCGTTTGGGAATGTGCGGGTTATTTCTGAGCCACTTTATGAAGAGAGTTCAGATATGAGGTAGAAAGTCAAAACCAGCAGCCGCAGCCTTCAGTCTCACTCCAGGATCCCCAGGATtctgtttttttgaggtttcaGTTTGTTCATGAAAAGGTGCAGAGATGAGGAAGAAGGTTTAAAGCAAAACTGGAGCAGGAATGAAATCACAAAGCCACAGTGCGGCGGCTGAGATGGAGCGTAGAGGCTGCAGATGGGAAAGGTAGAGAGGAAGTCAGATAGAAAATGAAGATGGGATCGAAAAATAATAAAGAGGAGATTGAAGTGGAGAGATTGAGTGTCAGTTCTGTTGccgagaggaaaaacagaaacaggaagacgGAAGAAACAAGTCATTTATAAGAAACCTCAGTGTCGCTCGTACCGAGGGTTTagttctgctgttttctgtgaaagcagagggagtgtgtgtgtgtgtgtgtgtgtccctgtgtaaCGACAGACATGATTGAACTGTCCGCTTCGTTCCCACATCAACTTTATCTTTGAAAATATGTCTGCAGGAATTTTCTTCTAGTTTTGACAAGCAGATGATTTATGCAGCGGGGGGAGCTGCAGGGCCTCACAGTGCTGATTGCTGAGCTGGTGAAACAAACTCTGTGGCATTTAactaaagcacacacacacacacacccacacacacacactcagagagtcCCATCACCCGTCCACAAAGACcagctgacattttggaaaaacacagcacagcgTTTAATTCCTCCTCGGTGGCAGAGAGCTGCGGCGGTGCGTGGACGCCGTTTAACTGGCTGTAATGACGCCGCACCGGCCTCTTCTGCTGCGGCGCAATTATTAGTTTAAAAATCAGGCCACAGACTCGCAGGACACAACGCTCAGTGATAAATACTTTACAACGCGCCATCAAAAATTTACAGCAGCCAGGACGTTTTCCAACCACTCAGATGTGCcaagaaaagatgaaagtgCAGCTTCACAAAACTTCTCAAAGCTCCGACCAGTGAGACGGACGTCAACACACTCTTTAATAAACCATCTCCATCTCCTGTCCTCAGTGTGACAGCACAGTGCTGACCGAGGACGCATGTTGTGTCCCTTTCTGGTCATTCTGcggtcatgttgtgtgtctctgtggtcatatTGTATCTCTCTGcagtcatgttgtgtgtctctgtggtcatgttgtgtgtctctctgatcacgttgtgtgtctctctggtcaTATTGTATCTCTCTGcggtcatgttgtgtgtctctgtggtcatatTGTATCTCTCTGcagtcatgttgtgtgtctctgtggtcatgttgtgtgtctctgtgatcacgttgtgtgtctctgtggtcatatTGTATCTCTCTGcggtcatgttgtgtgtctctgtggtcatatTGTATCTCTCTGcggtcatgttgtgtgtctctgtggtcatatTGTATCTCTCTGcggtcatgttgtgtgtctctgtggtcatatTGTATCTCTCTGcggtcatgttgtgtgtctctctgatcacgttgtgtgtctctctggtcaTATTGTATCTCTCTGCGGTcacgttgtgtgtctctgtggtcatatTGTATCTCTCTGCGGTcacgttgtgtgtctctgtggtcatatTGTATCTCTCTGcggtcatgttgtgtgtctctgtggtcatgttgtgtgtctctctgatcacgttgtgtgtctctctggtcatgttgtgtgtctttgtagtcatgttgtgtgtctctgtggtcatgttgtgt
This genomic interval from Seriola aureovittata isolate HTS-2021-v1 ecotype China chromosome 11, ASM2101889v1, whole genome shotgun sequence contains the following:
- the LOC130177955 gene encoding SH3 domain-binding protein 4 → MAAHRIRATTNNNTSLPRCKSEGTLIDLSEGVSEASLTDVKVPSPSALRLDATASFGAAREVVAIKDYCPSSFTTLKFSKGDRLYVLDSSGAEWWYAHNNTEMGYIPAAYVEPINYRDSSFSDSGMIDTVGDCNEEAAKEMDLLGEWAGVILKPTTFQNGNPFAATNSSTNPFLNGGPQSPLDQNSNEKSVDLLLFDTLAPSVPNSTSITADINGFGSGVLNMNPLSPTVGVGQTLRRDNPFFRSKRSYSLSELSILQAQSDAPQASTGFFGGLKAPAPEQFQSREDFRTAWLTHRKLARSCHDLDSLGQNPGWGQTQPVETNIVCRLDSSGGAVQLPDTNISIHIPEGHVAPGDTQQISIKALLDPPLELNNDRCTTVSPVVEIKLSNMEIKTTVTLEMKVSVVVKIESRQTTEILCVRSDCKEGPYTPIPQAYIYGDMVQVCLDNLEPCMYVCVVAQSKSIAPDSTVWEHVVKKITLGVYGPKHIHPSFKTVVAMFGHDCAPKTLLVSEVGKQAQAVPPVALQLWGKHQFVLSRPQDLRVGVYSNMANYEVKASEQARVVRGFQVKLGKVSRLVYVIASRNADDVSDFTLRIQIKDDQDCILAQFCVQTPTPPPKAGPKTSVQRRFLKKKEVGKIVLSPLAITTKYPVFQDRRINNLKFGKLIKTVIRQTKNQYLLEYKKGDFVALLSEEKIKLKGQLWTKEWYIGYYQGRLGFVHAKNVLVVGKVKPIYFSGPDLTTSLFLEQILKPCKFLTYIYASVRTILMENIGNWRAFADSLGYINLPLTHFCRAELDSEPERVASVLEKLKEDCNNTESKERKSFQKELLTALLKMDCQGLVARLVMDFVLLTTAVELAGRWRELAEKLAKVSRQQMDAYEAPHRDKSGVVDSEAMWKPAYDFLVTWAAQIGDSYRDVIQELHMGLDKMKNPITKRWKHLTGTLILVNCMDALRSSAFSPAAQDDCAI